One Lysobacter enzymogenes DNA segment encodes these proteins:
- a CDS encoding efflux transporter outer membrane subunit, producing the protein MSKFSTHALALAIALAATGCVSLAPKLPAQEAGIPAQWPLPPTTQSFVGAQPLTSDPAASQTAAASEGAAVADIGWRDFFEDPNLEQLIGRALDNNRDLRVAVLNVEKARAQYRIQRADRLPALNATAQLRRTGGDNQQVVDEYQAGASIANFELDLFGRVRSLSQSALQRYFAEEEARRAAQLSLIAEVANAYLTLAADRELLSVSEATLKNQQSAYDLTQKRRELGAVSGLELSQARTQVEQARADAARYAGQVAQDTNALNLLVGEQVDPALLPSKLTAGVAGLAALPQGLPSEVLLRRPDVLQAEHLLRAQNANIGAARAAFFPSISLTGFLGSASNELSGLFDSNTRSWLVNPVVNIPIFQGGKLRANLASAKADQKIALAQYEKAIQAGFRDVSDALALTKTLAEQRQAQEALVEAAARADQLSTARYKAGRDSYLNQLDAQRTLYGAQQGLVTTRLAEQSNRVALYKVLGGGWNERSQ; encoded by the coding sequence ATGAGTAAGTTTTCGACCCACGCCCTGGCGCTGGCGATCGCCCTGGCGGCGACCGGCTGCGTGAGCCTGGCGCCCAAGCTGCCGGCGCAGGAGGCCGGCATCCCGGCGCAGTGGCCGCTGCCGCCGACCACCCAGTCCTTCGTCGGCGCGCAGCCGCTGACCTCCGATCCGGCGGCGTCGCAAACCGCCGCCGCGAGCGAAGGCGCGGCGGTGGCCGACATCGGCTGGCGCGATTTCTTCGAAGACCCGAACCTGGAGCAGCTGATCGGCCGCGCGCTGGACAACAACCGCGACCTGCGCGTGGCCGTGCTCAACGTCGAGAAGGCGCGCGCGCAGTACCGCATCCAGCGCGCCGACCGCTTGCCCGCGTTGAACGCCACGGCGCAGCTGCGGCGCACCGGCGGCGACAACCAGCAGGTCGTCGACGAGTACCAGGCCGGCGCGTCCATCGCCAACTTCGAGCTCGACCTGTTCGGCCGCGTACGCAGCCTGAGCCAGTCGGCGTTGCAGCGTTACTTCGCCGAAGAGGAGGCGCGCCGCGCCGCCCAGCTGAGCCTGATCGCCGAAGTCGCCAACGCCTACCTGACCCTGGCCGCGGACCGCGAGCTGCTGTCGGTGTCGGAGGCGACGCTGAAGAACCAGCAGTCGGCTTACGACCTGACCCAGAAGCGTCGCGAACTCGGCGCGGTCTCGGGGCTTGAACTGAGCCAGGCGCGGACCCAGGTCGAACAGGCGCGCGCCGACGCGGCGCGTTACGCCGGGCAGGTGGCGCAGGACACCAATGCGCTGAACCTGCTGGTCGGCGAACAGGTCGATCCGGCGCTGCTGCCGAGCAAGCTCACCGCCGGCGTCGCCGGCCTGGCGGCGTTGCCGCAGGGGCTGCCGTCGGAGGTGTTGCTGCGCCGTCCCGACGTGCTCCAGGCCGAGCACCTGCTGCGCGCGCAGAACGCCAACATCGGCGCCGCGCGCGCCGCGTTCTTCCCGTCGATCAGCCTGACCGGCTTCCTCGGCAGCGCCAGCAACGAACTGTCGGGGCTGTTCGATTCGAACACCCGCAGCTGGCTGGTCAATCCGGTGGTCAACATCCCGATCTTCCAGGGCGGCAAGCTGCGCGCCAACCTGGCCTCGGCGAAGGCCGACCAGAAGATCGCGCTGGCCCAGTACGAGAAGGCGATCCAGGCCGGCTTCCGCGACGTGTCCGACGCGCTGGCGCTGACCAAGACCCTGGCCGAACAGCGCCAGGCGCAGGAAGCGCTGGTCGAGGCGGCCGCGCGCGCCGACCAGTTGTCGACCGCGCGCTACAAGGCCGGCCGCGACAGCTACCTCAACCAGCTCGATGCCCAGCGCACGCTGTACGGCGCGCAGCAGGGGCTGGTGACCACGCGCCTGGCCGAGCAGAGCAATCGGGTCGCGCTGTACAAAGTGCTCGGAGGTGGCTGGAACGAGCGCAGCCAATGA
- a CDS encoding RtcB family protein, producing MSTSHYELLHADEGVAPVKAWIRGVPVDEGAKRQLRNIAALPHVGPWVAAMPDVHLGKGATVGSVVPTRGAIIPAAVGVDIGCGMAAVRTTLRAQDLPDSLARVRAAIEHCVPVGNGRGGEHRRLPDSHATRLAKSGLATRLDAIHAKHRKLRTDKLDKQIGTLGGGNHFIELCLDEAGAVWVMLHSGSRGTGNLIGSYFIELARIKLEKRTLGFHLPDKDLAFLLEGEPLFDDYVEAVGWAQDYARHNREAMMDRVLHAMRIQLPKFQLDKTAVNCHHNYVQREQHFGEPLWVTRKGAVSAREGELGIIPGSMGARSYIVRGKGNADSFHSCSHGAGRVMSRAEARRSITLKQHREATAHVECRKDAAVIDESPAAYKPIEAVMAAQADLVEVVHTLRQVVCIKG from the coding sequence ATGAGTACTTCACACTACGAACTGCTCCACGCCGACGAAGGCGTGGCCCCGGTCAAGGCCTGGATCCGCGGGGTGCCGGTCGACGAGGGCGCCAAGCGCCAGCTGCGCAACATCGCCGCCCTGCCCCATGTCGGCCCCTGGGTCGCGGCGATGCCCGACGTGCACCTGGGCAAGGGCGCCACGGTCGGCTCGGTGGTGCCCACGCGCGGCGCGATCATTCCCGCCGCGGTCGGCGTCGACATCGGCTGCGGCATGGCCGCGGTGCGCACCACGCTGCGGGCCCAGGACCTGCCCGACAGCCTGGCCCGCGTGCGCGCGGCGATCGAGCACTGCGTGCCGGTCGGCAACGGCCGCGGCGGCGAGCACCGGCGCCTGCCCGACAGCCATGCCACCCGGCTGGCGAAGTCGGGGCTGGCGACGCGGCTCGACGCGATCCACGCCAAGCACCGCAAGCTGCGCACCGACAAGCTCGACAAGCAGATCGGCACGCTCGGCGGCGGCAACCACTTCATCGAGCTGTGCCTGGACGAGGCCGGCGCGGTGTGGGTGATGCTGCACTCCGGCTCGCGCGGCACCGGCAACCTGATCGGCAGCTACTTCATCGAGCTGGCGCGGATCAAGCTGGAGAAGCGCACGCTCGGCTTCCACCTGCCGGACAAGGACCTGGCCTTCCTGCTCGAAGGCGAGCCCTTGTTCGACGACTACGTCGAAGCGGTCGGCTGGGCCCAGGACTACGCCCGCCACAACCGCGAGGCGATGATGGACCGGGTGCTGCACGCCATGCGCATCCAGCTGCCGAAGTTCCAGCTCGACAAGACCGCGGTCAACTGCCACCACAACTACGTCCAGCGCGAACAGCACTTCGGCGAGCCGTTGTGGGTGACGCGCAAGGGCGCGGTCAGCGCGCGCGAGGGCGAGCTCGGGATCATTCCCGGCAGCATGGGCGCGCGCAGCTACATCGTGCGCGGCAAGGGCAACGCCGACAGCTTCCACAGCTGCAGCCACGGCGCCGGCCGGGTGATGAGCCGGGCCGAGGCGCGCCGCAGCATCACCCTCAAGCAGCACCGCGAAGCCACCGCCCACGTGGAATGCCGCAAGGACGCGGCGGTCATCGACGAATCGCCGGCGGCGTACAAGCCGATCGAGGCGGTGATGGCGGCGCAGGCCGACCTGGTCGAAGTGGTACACACCTTGCGCCAGGTGGTCTGCATCAAGGGCTGA
- a CDS encoding efflux RND transporter periplasmic adaptor subunit, with protein sequence MSYKAIFTVSALALALAACGKGGDQQGGPGGPGGQKGQVTVVTLKPETITLTRELPGRTSASLVAQVRPQVNGIVEKRLFTEGGLVKAGQPLYQLDDKTYAADAENAKATLARAEASLNSAQLNARRSTELVKIDAVSKQDDENATATLKQARADVAAGRAQVASTGVILGRARIVSPISGRIGKSAVTAGALVTANQADALAVVQQLDPVFVDISQSSAELLALRKQIAAGTLSEASTPVQILLEDGSRYEHDGKLAFSEVTVDEGTGSFLLRVVVPNPDNILMPGMYVRAQVGTGVRQNALLVPQQGVTRDPKGNATALVVNAKSEVEPREIKVGQAIGDKWLVEGGLKAGDKVIVEGLQKIGPGMPVDATEKGAAPAKPAAPAAAPKQ encoded by the coding sequence CAAGGCGGCCCCGGCGGGCCGGGCGGCCAGAAGGGCCAAGTCACCGTGGTGACCCTGAAGCCCGAGACCATCACCCTGACCCGCGAGCTGCCGGGCCGGACCAGCGCGTCGCTGGTCGCGCAGGTACGGCCGCAGGTCAACGGCATCGTCGAGAAGCGCCTGTTCACCGAAGGCGGGCTGGTCAAGGCGGGGCAGCCGCTGTACCAGCTCGACGACAAGACCTACGCGGCCGACGCCGAGAACGCCAAGGCCACGCTGGCGCGCGCCGAGGCGTCGCTGAATTCGGCCCAGCTCAACGCGCGCCGCTCGACCGAGCTGGTCAAGATCGACGCGGTCAGCAAGCAGGACGACGAGAACGCGACCGCGACGCTCAAGCAGGCCCGCGCCGACGTCGCCGCCGGCCGCGCCCAGGTCGCCAGCACCGGGGTCATCCTCGGCCGCGCGCGCATCGTCTCGCCGATCAGCGGCCGCATCGGCAAGTCGGCGGTCACCGCCGGCGCGCTGGTCACCGCGAATCAGGCCGATGCGCTGGCGGTGGTGCAGCAGCTCGATCCGGTGTTCGTCGACATCAGCCAGTCCAGCGCCGAACTGCTGGCCCTGCGCAAGCAGATCGCCGCGGGCACGCTGAGCGAGGCGAGCACGCCGGTGCAGATCCTGCTCGAGGACGGCAGCCGCTACGAACACGACGGCAAGCTGGCGTTCTCCGAGGTCACGGTCGATGAAGGCACCGGCAGCTTCCTGCTGCGCGTGGTGGTGCCGAATCCCGACAACATCCTGATGCCGGGCATGTACGTGCGCGCCCAGGTCGGTACCGGCGTGCGCCAGAACGCGCTGCTGGTGCCGCAGCAGGGCGTGACCCGCGATCCCAAGGGCAACGCCACCGCGCTGGTCGTCAACGCCAAGAGCGAAGTCGAGCCGCGCGAGATCAAGGTCGGCCAGGCCATCGGCGACAAGTGGCTGGTCGAGGGCGGGCTGAAGGCCGGCGACAAGGTCATCGTCGAAGGCCTGCAGAAGATCGGCCCCGGCATGCCGGTGGACGCGACCGAGAAGGGCGCCGCGCCGGCCAAGCCGGCGGCCCCCGCCGCCGCGCCGAAGCAGTAA
- a CDS encoding TetR/AcrR family transcriptional regulator, with the protein MSSPGNTTAKPSAKAAARAQAQRERILVAAQRCFVVHGFHAASMANIAETAGMSAGLIYRYFKGKNDIILAIIERQLEEARADVAKLNTSSDLVGGIAEVFQQWQANDPGITSAALFLELTAEATRDPEIAAATHASDKVFRADLASWFARSAAEGGLGVPQDQVGTRVLILQSLIEGLAMRAISQPDLTVDQVKTALSQFLPSLLTAQA; encoded by the coding sequence ATGAGCAGCCCCGGCAACACGACCGCCAAGCCCAGCGCCAAGGCCGCCGCGCGCGCGCAGGCCCAGCGCGAGCGCATCCTGGTCGCGGCGCAGCGATGTTTCGTCGTGCACGGCTTCCATGCCGCCAGCATGGCCAACATCGCCGAAACCGCGGGCATGAGCGCCGGGCTGATCTACCGCTACTTCAAGGGCAAGAACGACATCATCCTGGCCATCATCGAGCGCCAGCTCGAGGAGGCCCGGGCCGATGTGGCCAAGCTCAACACCAGCAGCGACCTGGTCGGCGGGATCGCCGAGGTCTTCCAGCAATGGCAGGCCAACGATCCCGGCATCACCAGCGCGGCCTTGTTCCTGGAGCTGACCGCCGAAGCCACGCGCGATCCGGAGATCGCCGCGGCCACGCACGCCTCCGACAAGGTGTTCCGGGCGGATCTGGCCTCGTGGTTCGCGCGCAGCGCCGCCGAGGGCGGCCTGGGCGTGCCGCAGGACCAGGTCGGCACGCGGGTGTTGATCCTGCAGTCGTTGATCGAAGGATTGGCGATGCGCGCGATCAGCCAGCCCGACCTCACCGTCGATCAGGTCAAGACCGCGTTGAGCCAGTTCCTGCCGAGCCTGTTGACGGCGCAGGCCTGA
- a CDS encoding PLP-dependent aminotransferase family protein yields the protein MSQELLYERLAERMRRQIQRGVLRAGERLPSLRRLGRDQRISLATAVEAYQQLEREGLIEARPRSGYYVRAAPAAPPRSHRARHLSRAPTPMRNPALLGVLDVQSRRDLVPLHAATPAAALLPSAALAASVTRAMRRDPAAALGYTVPQGLPALRERIAQRYAQCGVEIDPDEVIVTAGAMEAISLTLRTLTRPGDIVILETPTYHGLLQAVAAHGLRVLEIPNHPGRGLDPAQLRELLERHAVRAALLVPNFNNPLGSLTGEAAKREIVAACAAHGTVLIEDDLYGELAYSGERPAPLRRYDDGEHVVTCGSYSKILAPGLRVGWMLGGRRRSELLRTKSFSTVATATLPQMALIDFLARHDIERGLRRLRRALAGNAQAYRQALLDHWPEGTCVAEPAGGMTLWVELPERSDGQALFEAALARGIGILPGHLFSNRGDYTHHVRLSCGQPWDRAMEAALKTLGQLAKQLAR from the coding sequence ATGTCCCAGGAGCTGCTCTACGAACGCCTCGCCGAGCGCATGCGCCGGCAGATCCAGCGCGGCGTGCTGCGCGCCGGCGAACGCCTGCCGTCGCTGCGCCGGCTCGGCCGCGATCAGCGCATCAGCCTGGCCACCGCGGTCGAGGCTTACCAGCAACTCGAACGCGAAGGCCTGATCGAGGCGCGGCCGCGCTCGGGCTACTACGTGCGCGCCGCGCCGGCGGCGCCGCCGCGCAGCCACCGCGCTCGCCATCTGTCGCGCGCGCCGACGCCGATGCGCAATCCCGCGCTGCTCGGCGTGCTCGATGTGCAATCGCGCCGCGACCTGGTGCCGCTGCACGCCGCGACCCCGGCCGCGGCGCTGCTGCCGAGCGCCGCGCTGGCCGCATCGGTGACCCGGGCGATGCGCCGCGATCCCGCCGCCGCGCTCGGCTACACCGTGCCGCAGGGCCTGCCGGCGCTGCGAGAGCGCATCGCCCAGCGCTACGCGCAATGCGGGGTGGAGATCGATCCGGACGAGGTCATCGTCACCGCCGGCGCGATGGAGGCGATCAGCCTGACCCTGCGCACGCTGACCCGGCCCGGCGACATCGTGATCCTGGAAACGCCGACCTACCACGGCCTGTTGCAGGCGGTGGCCGCGCACGGGCTGCGCGTGCTGGAGATCCCCAACCATCCCGGCCGCGGCCTGGATCCGGCGCAACTGCGCGAACTGCTCGAACGCCACGCCGTGCGCGCGGCGCTGCTGGTGCCGAACTTCAACAACCCGCTCGGCAGCCTCACCGGCGAGGCGGCCAAGCGCGAGATCGTCGCCGCCTGCGCCGCGCACGGCACGGTGTTGATCGAGGACGATCTGTACGGCGAACTGGCCTATTCGGGCGAACGGCCCGCGCCGCTGCGCCGCTACGACGACGGCGAGCATGTCGTCACCTGCGGCTCGTATTCGAAGATCCTCGCGCCCGGCCTGCGCGTGGGCTGGATGCTCGGCGGCCGGCGGCGCTCGGAGCTGCTGCGCACCAAGAGCTTCTCCACCGTCGCCACCGCGACCCTGCCGCAGATGGCGCTGATCGACTTCCTCGCCCGCCACGACATCGAACGCGGCCTGCGCCGCCTGCGCCGCGCCTTGGCCGGCAACGCCCAGGCCTACCGGCAGGCGCTGCTGGACCACTGGCCCGAGGGCACCTGCGTGGCCGAACCGGCCGGCGGGATGACGCTGTGGGTGGAGTTGCCCGAACGCAGCGACGGCCAGGCCTTGTTCGAAGCGGCGCTGGCGCGCGGCATCGGCATCCTGCCGGGGCATCTGTTTTCCAACCGCGGCGATTACACCCACCACGTGCGGTTGAGCTGCGGGCAGCCGTGGGATCGGGCGATGGAAGCGGCGTTGAAGACGTTGGGCCAGTTGGCCAAGCAACTCGCGCGATAG
- a CDS encoding efflux RND transporter permease subunit gives MARFFIDRPIFAWVLAIIIMLGGAIAITRLPISQYPTIAPPTVAVNASYPGASAKAVENSVTQIIEQNMKGIDGLMYMSATSSSDGQASVTLTFESGTDPDIAQVQVQNKLQLATPLLPQIVQQQGVSVSKANSSFLQVIGFVSEDGSMNGADIADYVAANLVDPLARVNGVGSTQLFGTKYAMRIWLDPDKLNTYKLTPTDVINALRAQNAQVAVGQLGGTPSVKGQQLNATITAQDRLQTAEQFKQIVVRANSTGAVLKLSDVARVELGQEDYSTIARFNGKPATGIAISLATGANALATAQAVQAELEQLKPSFPKGLKAVTPFDTTPFVRVAIEEVVKTLLEAIVLVFLVMYLFLQNFRATLIPTIAVPVVLLGTFGLLALFGYSVNMLTMFAVVLAIGLLVDDAIVVVENVERVMSEEGLSPKEATRKSMDQITGALIGIGLVLSAVFVPMAFLGGATGVIYRQFSVTIVSAMFLSVLVAIVLTPALCATMLKPIQKGHHASDKGFFGWFNNKFDAGNKKYQGVVHGIVTRAGRFMIVFAAMAALMGVLFFRLPSSFLPQEDQGFLFTIVQAPVGATQERTGEVLKKVEDQFLNDPAVDSLFTVQGFSFAGNGQNAGMAFSQLKPWEERATSWGDRFKSWMSFGKNPAPDNSVNGVVGRAMGRFMQIKDAFVFALAPPAVFELGNSNGFVFYMKDNGALGHDALVAARNQFLGMAAQSQLLQNVRPNGMEDTPQFRVDVDNQKAAALGLSIADINSTLQAAWGGQYIDDFVDRGRVKRVYVQADAPFRMVPSDFNRWYVRNDKGEMVPFSAFATTRWEYGSPRLERYNGVSALEINGEAKPGVSSGQAMAEVEKLVAQLPQGIGLEWTGLSFQERQAGAQTPLLYTLSLLIVFLCLAAMYESWAIPTSVLLIAPMGILGTVLATWARGMERDVYFQVAMLTTVGLSSKNAILIVEFAKENLEKGMDLIEATLAAVRDRLRPIIMTSLAFGLGVLPLALASGAGSGAQRAIGTGVLGGMVVGTFLGIFFVPLFFVVVEKIFVRKKHAPAEHSAQGAQSHE, from the coding sequence ATGGCACGGTTCTTCATCGATCGCCCCATCTTCGCGTGGGTTCTGGCGATCATCATCATGCTCGGTGGCGCGATCGCGATCACCCGGCTGCCCATCTCGCAATATCCCACCATCGCGCCGCCCACGGTCGCGGTGAACGCGTCGTATCCCGGCGCCTCGGCCAAAGCCGTCGAAAACTCGGTGACCCAGATCATCGAGCAGAACATGAAGGGCATCGACGGCCTGATGTACATGTCGGCGACCAGTTCGTCCGACGGCCAGGCCTCGGTGACGCTGACCTTCGAAAGCGGCACCGATCCGGACATCGCCCAGGTGCAGGTGCAGAACAAGCTGCAGCTGGCCACCCCGTTGCTGCCGCAGATCGTGCAGCAGCAGGGCGTGAGCGTGTCCAAGGCGAACTCGTCGTTCCTGCAGGTCATCGGCTTCGTGTCCGAGGACGGCAGCATGAACGGCGCCGACATCGCCGACTACGTGGCCGCCAACCTGGTCGACCCGCTCGCCCGCGTCAACGGCGTCGGCAGCACCCAGCTGTTCGGCACCAAGTACGCGATGCGGATCTGGCTCGATCCCGACAAGCTCAACACCTACAAGCTGACCCCGACCGACGTCATCAACGCCCTGCGCGCGCAGAACGCCCAGGTCGCGGTCGGCCAGCTCGGCGGTACGCCGTCGGTCAAGGGCCAGCAGCTCAACGCCACCATCACCGCGCAGGATCGCCTGCAGACCGCCGAACAGTTCAAGCAGATCGTGGTGCGCGCCAACAGCACCGGCGCGGTGCTGAAGCTGTCCGACGTCGCCCGCGTCGAGCTGGGCCAGGAGGACTACAGCACCATCGCCCGCTTCAACGGCAAGCCGGCCACCGGTATCGCCATCTCGCTGGCCACCGGCGCCAACGCGCTGGCCACCGCGCAGGCGGTGCAGGCCGAGCTGGAGCAGCTCAAGCCCTCGTTCCCGAAGGGCCTCAAGGCGGTGACGCCGTTCGACACCACGCCGTTCGTGCGCGTGGCGATCGAGGAAGTGGTCAAGACCCTGCTCGAAGCGATCGTGCTGGTGTTCCTGGTCATGTACCTGTTCCTGCAGAACTTCCGCGCCACCCTGATCCCGACGATCGCGGTGCCGGTGGTGTTGCTGGGTACGTTCGGCCTGCTCGCGCTGTTCGGCTACTCGGTCAACATGCTGACCATGTTCGCGGTGGTGCTCGCCATCGGCCTGTTGGTCGACGACGCCATCGTCGTGGTCGAGAACGTCGAGCGCGTGATGAGCGAGGAAGGCCTCTCGCCCAAGGAAGCCACGCGCAAGTCGATGGACCAGATCACCGGCGCCCTGATCGGTATCGGCCTGGTGCTGTCGGCGGTGTTCGTGCCGATGGCCTTCCTCGGCGGCGCCACCGGCGTGATCTACCGCCAGTTCTCGGTGACCATCGTCTCGGCGATGTTCCTGTCGGTGCTGGTCGCGATCGTGCTGACCCCGGCGCTGTGCGCGACCATGCTCAAGCCGATCCAGAAGGGCCATCACGCGTCCGACAAGGGCTTCTTCGGCTGGTTCAACAACAAGTTCGACGCCGGCAACAAGAAGTACCAGGGCGTGGTCCACGGCATCGTCACCCGCGCCGGCCGCTTCATGATCGTGTTTGCGGCGATGGCCGCGCTGATGGGCGTGCTGTTCTTCCGCCTACCGTCCTCGTTCCTGCCGCAGGAAGACCAGGGCTTCTTGTTCACCATCGTGCAGGCCCCGGTCGGCGCGACCCAGGAACGCACCGGCGAAGTGCTGAAGAAGGTCGAGGACCAGTTCCTCAACGACCCGGCCGTGGATTCGCTGTTCACCGTGCAGGGCTTCAGCTTCGCCGGCAACGGCCAGAACGCGGGCATGGCGTTCTCGCAGCTCAAGCCGTGGGAAGAGCGCGCCACCAGCTGGGGCGACCGCTTCAAGTCGTGGATGAGCTTCGGCAAGAACCCCGCGCCGGACAACAGCGTCAACGGCGTGGTCGGCCGCGCGATGGGCCGCTTCATGCAGATCAAGGACGCGTTCGTGTTCGCGCTGGCGCCGCCGGCGGTGTTCGAACTGGGCAACTCCAACGGCTTCGTGTTCTACATGAAGGACAACGGCGCGCTCGGCCACGATGCGCTGGTGGCCGCGCGCAACCAGTTCCTCGGCATGGCCGCGCAGAGCCAGTTGCTGCAGAACGTGCGTCCCAACGGCATGGAGGACACCCCGCAGTTCCGCGTCGACGTCGACAACCAGAAGGCCGCCGCGCTGGGCCTGAGCATCGCCGACATCAACTCGACCTTGCAGGCGGCTTGGGGCGGCCAGTACATCGACGACTTCGTCGACCGCGGCCGGGTCAAGCGCGTCTACGTGCAGGCCGATGCGCCGTTCCGCATGGTGCCCAGCGACTTCAACCGCTGGTACGTGCGCAACGACAAGGGCGAGATGGTGCCGTTCTCGGCGTTCGCCACGACCCGTTGGGAATACGGCTCGCCGCGCCTGGAGCGCTACAACGGCGTGTCCGCGCTGGAAATCAACGGCGAGGCCAAGCCGGGCGTGAGCTCGGGCCAGGCCATGGCCGAGGTCGAGAAGCTGGTGGCGCAGTTGCCGCAGGGCATCGGCCTGGAGTGGACCGGCCTGTCGTTCCAGGAACGCCAGGCGGGCGCGCAGACGCCGCTGCTGTACACGCTGTCGCTGCTGATCGTGTTCCTGTGTCTGGCGGCGATGTACGAGAGCTGGGCGATCCCGACCTCGGTGCTGCTGATCGCGCCGATGGGCATCCTCGGCACGGTGTTGGCGACCTGGGCGCGCGGCATGGAGCGCGACGTGTACTTCCAGGTGGCGATGCTCACCACGGTCGGCTTGTCGAGCAAGAACGCGATCCTGATCGTGGAGTTCGCCAAGGAAAACCTGGAGAAGGGCATGGACCTGATCGAGGCCACGCTGGCCGCGGTCCGCGACCGCTTGCGCCCGATCATCATGACCTCGCTGGCGTTCGGCCTGGGCGTGTTGCCGCTGGCCCTGGCCTCGGGCGCGGGTTCCGGCGCGCAGCGCGCGATCGGCACCGGCGTGCTCGGCGGCATGGTCGTGGGTACCTTCCTGGGCATCTTCTTCGTCCCGCTGTTCTTCGTCGTAGTCGAGAAGATCTTCGTCCGCAAGAAACACGCGCCCGCTGAGCACAGCGCCCAAGGAGCGCAGAGCCATGAGTAA
- a CDS encoding DMT family transporter: MSTVAATAPSADSRTALIQLLIAELLIGSVGVFVHESGQDAITAVLFRCVFGVVFLLAWGWARGLFRGLLGERALIRSAVFSGVLLVLNWVALFAGMQRSSIGVATMVYHFFPFVVLGLAAAFYGERSRAADIGWTAIAFVGVLCSADPFKLLRSADSGYLIGVGLTFVAAVLCGASLLLSRRISRERPFAVVLIQCLVGVVMLAPFADYAKVMLPGAHWFWLAGLGLIHSGVCYVLFYSSYPRLQVATIAVLAFIYPVVALLLDYAVYGHTLAPVQSLGVALIVLGTLGVNLKWRWRLRAQPARA; this comes from the coding sequence ATGAGCACCGTCGCCGCCACCGCGCCGAGCGCCGATTCGCGCACCGCGCTGATCCAGTTGCTGATCGCCGAACTGTTGATCGGCTCGGTCGGCGTGTTCGTGCACGAGAGCGGCCAGGACGCGATCACCGCGGTGCTGTTCCGCTGCGTGTTCGGCGTCGTCTTCCTGCTCGCCTGGGGTTGGGCGCGTGGCTTGTTCCGCGGCCTGCTCGGCGAGCGTGCGCTGATCCGCTCGGCGGTGTTCAGCGGCGTGCTGCTGGTGCTGAACTGGGTCGCCCTGTTCGCCGGCATGCAGCGCTCGTCGATCGGCGTGGCGACGATGGTCTACCACTTCTTCCCGTTCGTGGTGCTGGGCCTGGCCGCGGCGTTCTACGGCGAGCGCAGCCGCGCCGCCGACATCGGCTGGACCGCGATCGCCTTCGTCGGCGTGCTGTGCTCGGCCGATCCGTTCAAGCTGCTGCGCAGCGCCGACAGCGGCTATCTGATCGGGGTCGGCCTGACCTTCGTCGCGGCGGTGCTGTGCGGCGCCTCGTTGCTGCTGTCGCGCCGGATCAGCCGCGAGCGGCCGTTCGCGGTGGTGCTGATCCAGTGCCTGGTCGGGGTGGTCATGCTGGCGCCGTTCGCCGACTACGCCAAGGTCATGCTGCCCGGCGCGCACTGGTTCTGGCTGGCCGGTCTCGGCCTGATCCACAGCGGCGTGTGCTACGTGCTGTTCTATTCGTCCTACCCGCGCCTGCAGGTGGCGACGATCGCGGTGCTGGCCTTCATCTATCCGGTGGTCGCGCTGCTGCTGGATTACGCGGTCTACGGCCACACCCTGGCGCCGGTGCAGAGCCTGGGCGTGGCGCTGATCGTGCTCGGCACGCTCGGCGTCAACCTCAAGTGGCGGTGGCGCCTGCGCGCGCAGCCGGCGCGCGCATGA